The following coding sequences lie in one Flavobacterium cyclinae genomic window:
- a CDS encoding cystathionine gamma-synthase, whose translation MKFNTKTIHGGQHHEKVTGAVMPPVFQTSTYVQSSPGKPVGDYEYSRAANPTRTALEDALASIENGAKGLAFSSGLAATDCLLRMFKAGDEIIAMDDLYGGTYRLFTRLYKDSGIKFHFVDMNDLEKFQSLINENTKLVWVETPTNPLMKLADIGAIAQITKKHNILFAVDNTFATPYLQKPLDLGADIVMHSATKYLGGHSDVIAGALIIKDKALGDELHFKQFATGATLGPMDSFLVLRGIKTLHLRVQRHCENGEKVAAYLNNHPLVERVYYPGLTSHPFHEIAKKQMSGFGGMVTFTFKSGKKEDAIKFLENLKVFTLAESLGGVESLANHPALMTHASIPEDKRKEVGISDDLVRLSVGVEDIEDLLADLEQALK comes from the coding sequence ATGAAATTCAATACAAAAACAATACATGGTGGTCAACATCATGAAAAAGTAACAGGAGCAGTTATGCCACCTGTTTTTCAAACTTCGACTTACGTACAATCAAGTCCTGGAAAACCAGTAGGCGATTACGAATACAGTAGAGCAGCCAACCCAACAAGAACCGCTTTAGAAGATGCTTTAGCAAGTATTGAGAATGGAGCAAAAGGTTTGGCTTTTTCTTCTGGATTAGCTGCAACTGATTGTTTGTTACGCATGTTCAAAGCAGGAGATGAAATCATCGCTATGGATGATTTATATGGTGGAACTTACAGATTGTTCACCAGATTATACAAAGATAGCGGCATCAAATTTCATTTTGTGGATATGAATGATTTGGAGAAATTCCAATCGTTAATCAATGAAAACACAAAATTGGTTTGGGTGGAAACACCAACAAATCCATTAATGAAATTGGCGGATATTGGAGCAATTGCACAAATTACTAAAAAGCACAATATTTTATTTGCTGTAGATAATACCTTTGCAACACCATACTTACAAAAACCTTTGGACTTAGGTGCCGATATTGTGATGCATTCGGCAACTAAATATTTGGGAGGACACTCCGATGTTATTGCTGGAGCTTTAATTATTAAAGACAAAGCTTTAGGAGATGAATTACATTTCAAACAATTTGCAACAGGAGCAACTTTAGGTCCGATGGATTCTTTCTTGGTTTTAAGAGGAATCAAAACGTTGCATTTACGTGTACAACGCCATTGTGAGAATGGTGAAAAAGTAGCAGCATATTTAAACAATCATCCTTTAGTAGAAAGAGTGTATTATCCTGGTTTAACTTCACATCCATTTCATGAAATTGCTAAAAAACAAATGAGTGGTTTTGGAGGAATGGTAACCTTTACATTTAAATCAGGAAAAAAAGAAGATGCTATCAAATTCTTAGAGAATTTAAAAGTGTTCACTTTGGCTGAATCTTTAGGAGGAGTAGAATCATTAGCGAATCATCCTGCATTAATGACACACGCTTCTATTCCAGAGGATAAAAGAAAAGAAGTGGGTATTTCAGATGATTTAGTTCGTTTGAGTGTAGGTGTTGAGGATATTGAAGATTTGCTTGCAGACTTAGAACAAGCATTAAAATAA
- a CDS encoding DinB family protein: METTFTIWQTGRGLFKNFLDNYSLEQLNTIPDGLTTNLIWNVGHIIVSQQKLVYALSGLPMHISDSFFEKYQNGSRPDGKTTQAEVDEIKSLLFNMVEKTKSDFEAGVFKEFHPYQTKTGFYLGTLNEAMEFNNYHEGIHLGIMMSIKKFL, encoded by the coding sequence ATGGAAACAACTTTTACAATTTGGCAAACAGGCCGAGGATTATTCAAGAATTTTTTAGATAATTATTCATTAGAACAATTAAATACAATTCCAGATGGTTTAACTACTAATTTAATTTGGAATGTGGGTCATATTATTGTTTCCCAACAAAAATTGGTTTATGCATTATCAGGATTACCAATGCATATTTCGGATTCTTTTTTTGAAAAATATCAAAACGGTTCCCGTCCAGATGGGAAAACTACACAAGCAGAAGTAGATGAAATTAAAAGTTTACTTTTTAACATGGTTGAAAAAACGAAATCTGATTTTGAAGCAGGTGTTTTCAAAGAGTTTCATCCGTACCAAACCAAAACAGGTTTTTATTTGGGAACTTTAAATGAAGCAATGGAGTTTAACAATTATCATGAAGGGATTCATTTAGGAATTATGATGTCGATCAAAAAATTTCTTTAA
- a CDS encoding arsenate reductase family protein, with product MKKIYYLKTCDTCKKIIKSLPNTDGFLFQDIKEEPITVKQLEEMHTLTKSYEVLFSKKAKLYKEMGLKNEVLTEADFKRYILEHYTFLARPVIMDNETIFVGNSPKTVQKVIEFLSNE from the coding sequence ATGAAGAAAATATATTACTTAAAAACTTGTGATACTTGTAAAAAAATCATCAAGTCATTACCAAATACTGATGGATTTCTTTTTCAAGATATTAAAGAAGAACCTATCACCGTAAAACAATTAGAAGAAATGCATACTTTGACCAAAAGTTATGAAGTTCTTTTTAGCAAGAAAGCCAAGCTTTACAAAGAAATGGGCTTAAAAAATGAAGTGCTAACGGAAGCCGATTTTAAACGTTACATCTTAGAACATTACACTTTCTTGGCGCGCCCAGTAATTATGGATAACGAAACTATTTTTGTGGGTAATAGTCCAAAAACAGTTCAAAAAGTCATTGAATTTTTATCGAATGAGTAA
- a CDS encoding DMT family transporter encodes MSKRAWALVAATLVSIIYGVTFTIAKDVMPKYVDAFGFIVMRVGGSVLLFWMISFFGPKEKIAKADFPRIVAAAFFGVAFNMLTFFKGLSYTSPIMGAVLMVTTPMIVLVLSAFIMKERMENRKVLGIILGLAGTVTLILYGKSLVNATNASLGNLLVFVNAVSYGFYLIIVKKLMDKYNAFTFVKWIYTFGFLMVLPFGWNEFQAVDFANLPIDIIWKIGFVVVFSTFLTYLLNLVSMRELKPTTVAVFIYLQPLFATIFAVSLGKDDLSLVKLISAVLIFVGVYLVTQKK; translated from the coding sequence ATGAGTAAAAGAGCTTGGGCACTAGTTGCCGCTACCCTAGTTTCCATCATTTACGGCGTTACTTTTACTATTGCCAAAGATGTTATGCCAAAATATGTCGATGCATTCGGATTTATTGTGATGCGTGTTGGTGGGTCGGTTTTATTGTTTTGGATGATTTCGTTTTTTGGACCAAAAGAAAAAATTGCAAAAGCTGATTTTCCTCGTATTGTTGCAGCGGCATTCTTCGGGGTAGCTTTCAACATGCTGACTTTTTTCAAAGGATTGAGTTACACATCGCCTATTATGGGAGCCGTTTTAATGGTCACTACACCTATGATCGTCCTCGTTTTATCCGCTTTCATCATGAAAGAACGCATGGAAAACCGAAAAGTTTTAGGAATCATTTTAGGCTTAGCTGGAACGGTAACGTTGATTTTGTACGGAAAATCATTGGTAAACGCGACCAATGCAAGTTTAGGGAATTTATTGGTTTTCGTTAATGCCGTTTCCTACGGATTTTACTTAATTATCGTTAAGAAATTAATGGATAAATACAACGCCTTCACCTTTGTAAAATGGATTTATACGTTTGGATTCTTGATGGTGTTGCCTTTTGGTTGGAACGAATTTCAAGCAGTGGATTTTGCTAATTTACCAATAGATATTATTTGGAAAATTGGTTTTGTAGTGGTGTTTTCAACCTTCTTAACGTATTTACTGAATTTAGTTTCCATGCGCGAACTAAAACCCACAACCGTAGCAGTTTTTATCTATTTACAACCACTTTTTGCCACTATTTTCGCCGTAAGTTTAGGAAAAGACGACTTGAGTTTAGTAAAATTGATATCAGCTGTGTTGATATTTGTTGGTGTTTATTTAGTAACGCAGAAAAAGTAG
- a CDS encoding YicC/YloC family endoribonuclease, which yields MIHSMTGFGKASLQLPTKKITVEIKSLNSKGLDLNTRMPSVFREMELGLRNQISQRLERGKVDFSLYVEVTGEETTSKINVPIVKGYINQMKAVIPTADETELMKMAVRMPDALKTERDEIDENEWKQIQTVIDEALENIANFRKDEGASLEKEFQLRIANINNLMNEAVSYDAERIETVKTRLRTALEELQVNVDENRFEQELIFYLEKYDITEEKVRLGNHLNYFLETLNGTEANGRKLGFITQEMGREINTMGSKSNHSEMQKLVVMMKDELEKIKEQVLNVL from the coding sequence ATGATACACTCCATGACGGGTTTTGGGAAAGCTTCTTTGCAATTACCAACCAAAAAAATTACCGTAGAAATCAAATCGCTAAACAGTAAAGGTTTAGACTTAAATACACGTATGCCATCCGTTTTCCGTGAAATGGAATTGGGTCTACGCAATCAAATTTCGCAACGTTTAGAGCGTGGAAAAGTTGATTTTTCGCTTTATGTGGAAGTTACTGGTGAAGAAACGACTTCAAAAATCAATGTGCCAATTGTTAAAGGCTACATTAATCAAATGAAAGCCGTGATTCCAACTGCAGATGAAACGGAATTAATGAAAATGGCAGTTCGCATGCCCGACGCATTAAAAACCGAGCGCGATGAAATAGATGAAAACGAATGGAAACAAATCCAAACCGTGATTGATGAAGCCTTGGAAAACATCGCTAATTTTAGAAAAGATGAAGGTGCTTCGTTAGAAAAAGAATTCCAATTACGAATTGCCAACATCAATAATTTAATGAATGAAGCGGTTTCTTACGATGCCGAACGCATTGAAACTGTAAAAACTCGTTTAAGAACAGCTTTAGAAGAATTACAAGTAAATGTAGATGAAAATCGCTTTGAACAAGAATTGATTTTTTATCTAGAAAAATACGATATTACCGAAGAAAAAGTACGCTTGGGCAACCATTTAAACTATTTCTTAGAAACCTTAAACGGAACCGAAGCTAACGGAAGAAAATTAGGTTTCATTACACAAGAAATGGGAAGAGAAATCAATACCATGGGATCTAAATCCAATCATTCCGAAATGCAAAAATTGGTAGTGATGATGAAAGATGAACTGGAAAAAATCAAAGAACAGGTATTAAACGTTTTATAG
- the gmk gene encoding guanylate kinase produces the protein MQKGKLLVFSAPSGSGKTTIVRHLLAQPDLNLEFSISCTTRAPRGEEVDGKDYYFISWDEFKKHIKSEDFVEWEEVYTDNFYGTLKTEVERIWAQGKHVIFDIDVAGGLRIKRKFPEETLAVFVKPPSVDELKRRLKQRSTESDDKINMRIAKAHVELATAPQFDTIIKNYDLDVAKEEAYKLVKDFISK, from the coding sequence ATGCAAAAAGGAAAATTATTAGTATTCTCTGCGCCATCAGGCTCAGGAAAAACCACTATAGTACGACATTTATTAGCCCAACCCGATTTGAATTTAGAATTTTCGATTTCGTGTACAACGCGTGCCCCTCGAGGAGAAGAAGTTGATGGAAAAGATTACTATTTCATTTCTTGGGATGAATTCAAAAAACACATTAAATCAGAAGATTTCGTGGAATGGGAAGAAGTGTATACCGATAATTTCTACGGAACTTTAAAAACGGAAGTGGAACGCATTTGGGCACAAGGGAAACATGTAATTTTTGATATTGATGTAGCTGGAGGTTTGCGCATTAAACGAAAATTTCCTGAAGAAACGTTAGCTGTTTTTGTAAAACCACCAAGCGTTGACGAACTTAAACGCAGATTAAAACAACGTTCAACGGAAAGTGACGACAAAATCAACATGCGAATTGCAAAAGCACACGTTGAATTAGCAACTGCACCTCAATTTGATACCATCATCAAAAATTACGATTTAGATGTGGCAAAAGAAGAAGCGTACAAATTGGTAAAGGATTTTATTAGTAAATAA
- the nadD gene encoding nicotinate (nicotinamide) nucleotide adenylyltransferase: protein MKIGLYFGTFNPIHIGHLIIANHMAEHSDLDQIWMVVTPHNPHKKKSTLLDDYHRLHMVHLATEDFPKIQPSDIEFKLPQPNYTVNTLAHLQEKFPKHEFSLIMGEDNLNSLHKWKNYEVILQNHHIYVYPRLNSGEIDEQFINHPKIHRVGAPVIELSSTFIRESIKNGKNVVPMLPNKVWEYVEHNLFYKK, encoded by the coding sequence ATGAAAATAGGTCTTTATTTCGGAACGTTTAATCCCATTCACATTGGGCATTTAATTATTGCCAATCACATGGCAGAGCATTCTGATTTGGACCAAATTTGGATGGTGGTTACACCGCATAATCCACATAAAAAGAAAAGTACTTTGTTAGATGATTACCATCGTTTACACATGGTACATTTGGCAACAGAAGATTTCCCGAAAATCCAACCTTCGGATATCGAATTCAAATTACCGCAACCAAATTATACCGTAAATACCTTAGCGCATTTACAAGAAAAGTTTCCAAAACATGAGTTTTCTTTAATAATGGGAGAAGACAATTTGAACTCGCTCCACAAATGGAAAAACTACGAAGTCATTCTGCAAAACCACCATATTTATGTCTATCCGCGATTAAATTCAGGCGAAATTGATGAGCAATTTATAAATCATCCAAAAATTCACCGAGTGGGTGCGCCTGTAATTGAATTATCTTCAACCTTCATTCGCGAAAGCATTAAAAACGGTAAAAATGTAGTGCCAATGTTGCCGAATAAAGTTTGGGAATATGTGGAGCATAATTTGTTTTATAAGAAGTAA
- a CDS encoding iron-containing alcohol dehydrogenase, protein MLNFELYNPVNYVFGKGQIAKLTDLVPNNAKILLAYGGGSIFKNGVYDQVKAALPNHNIIEFGGIEPNPRFETLMKAVEIIRAEKIGFILAVGGGSVIDGVKFISAAVNFEGDEADILKKRILFKDVTKVIPFGTVLTLPATGSEMNSGAVVTIEATQEKLTLGGSALFPVFSIVDPTVITSLPKRQLQNGVVDAFTHVMEQYLTYTHDALLQDRIAESILQTLIEIGPDVVENPSDYKLASNFVWSATMALNGLIQKGVPSDWATHMIGHELTALYEIDHARTLAIIGPNLYRVMFDTKKDKLAQYGQRVWNIQGNSTEEIAEKAIEKTVEFFHKMGMKTKISENAENIEKTADFIVNRFEERGWKAMGEKQNITLEKVRAIVEMSY, encoded by the coding sequence ATGCTAAACTTCGAATTATACAATCCTGTAAACTATGTCTTTGGAAAAGGACAAATTGCAAAACTAACTGATTTAGTTCCCAATAACGCTAAAATTCTTTTGGCTTATGGAGGCGGAAGTATCTTTAAAAATGGTGTTTACGACCAAGTAAAAGCCGCTCTACCCAATCATAATATCATAGAATTTGGTGGCATTGAACCGAATCCTCGTTTTGAAACTTTAATGAAAGCCGTTGAAATTATCCGTGCTGAAAAAATCGGGTTTATCCTAGCTGTTGGTGGTGGAAGCGTAATTGACGGCGTGAAATTTATTTCGGCAGCTGTGAATTTTGAAGGCGATGAAGCCGATATTCTAAAAAAGCGAATTTTATTCAAAGATGTTACCAAAGTTATTCCTTTTGGAACGGTTTTAACCTTACCAGCAACAGGTTCAGAAATGAATTCAGGAGCTGTAGTTACTATTGAAGCCACACAAGAGAAACTTACTTTGGGCGGAAGCGCTTTATTTCCAGTATTCTCAATTGTAGATCCAACAGTCATTACTTCGTTACCAAAAAGACAATTGCAAAATGGTGTTGTAGATGCGTTCACACACGTAATGGAGCAATATTTAACCTATACGCATGATGCTTTGTTGCAAGACCGAATTGCTGAAAGTATTTTACAAACGCTAATTGAAATTGGTCCAGATGTAGTAGAAAATCCGAGCGATTATAAATTGGCTTCCAACTTTGTTTGGAGTGCCACTATGGCGTTGAATGGTTTAATTCAAAAAGGAGTTCCTTCCGATTGGGCAACGCACATGATTGGTCATGAATTAACCGCTTTATACGAAATTGACCATGCGAGAACATTGGCAATCATTGGTCCAAATTTATACCGCGTAATGTTCGACACGAAAAAAGACAAATTAGCACAATACGGGCAACGCGTTTGGAATATTCAAGGTAATTCAACCGAAGAAATTGCAGAAAAAGCAATTGAAAAAACAGTTGAGTTCTTCCACAAAATGGGCATGAAAACCAAAATTTCTGAAAACGCTGAAAACATTGAAAAAACGGCCGATTTTATCGTAAATCGTTTCGAAGAAAGAGGTTGGAAAGCGATGGGTGAAAAGCAAAACATCACCTTAGAAAAAGTGAGAGCTATTGTAGAAATGAGTTATTAA
- a CDS encoding NAD(P)H-dependent glycerol-3-phosphate dehydrogenase: protein MEKKPKFAVIGGGSWATAIAKMLCENQDEIAWYMRSTYAIEHLKHQKHNPNYLSSVAFDTNKLKLTNDINEAVAYADYVIFVVPSAFLSKELESLTESLEEKVIFSAIKGIVPESSLIVGEHFHTKYNIPFENIGVITGPCHAEEVAMERLSYLTIACSDKKKAKFVAKNLSSHYINAKTTDDIIGTEYAAVLKNIYAIAAGIAHGLGYGDNFQAVLMSNGIREMKKFIRKVHRMKRNINNSAYLGDLLVTGYSVFSRNRMFGNMIGKGYTVKSAQMEMSMVAEGYYAVKSAYKLNQEYGADTPIIDAVYKILYENKDAKTVFKALTDKLN, encoded by the coding sequence ATGGAAAAAAAGCCAAAATTTGCCGTCATTGGAGGAGGAAGTTGGGCTACTGCAATTGCGAAAATGCTTTGTGAAAACCAAGACGAAATTGCTTGGTACATGCGAAGTACTTATGCTATAGAACATTTAAAACACCAAAAACACAATCCAAACTATTTGAGTTCGGTTGCGTTTGACACCAATAAATTAAAACTTACAAACGATATCAACGAAGCAGTAGCTTATGCTGATTATGTAATTTTTGTAGTTCCATCTGCTTTTTTGAGTAAAGAACTAGAAAGTTTAACTGAGAGTTTAGAAGAAAAAGTTATTTTTTCTGCAATTAAAGGAATTGTTCCAGAATCGAGTTTGATTGTAGGTGAACATTTTCATACCAAATATAATATTCCTTTTGAAAATATTGGTGTTATTACGGGTCCATGTCACGCGGAAGAAGTGGCAATGGAACGTTTATCGTACTTAACAATTGCTTGCAGTGATAAGAAAAAAGCCAAATTTGTGGCTAAAAATTTAAGTTCGCACTACATCAACGCCAAAACTACAGATGATATTATTGGAACTGAATATGCGGCCGTTTTAAAAAATATTTATGCTATTGCAGCCGGAATTGCTCATGGATTAGGCTATGGTGATAACTTCCAAGCAGTATTGATGAGTAACGGAATTCGCGAAATGAAGAAATTCATCCGAAAAGTACATCGCATGAAGCGAAACATCAATAATTCGGCATATTTGGGCGATTTATTGGTAACTGGATATTCGGTATTTTCTCGAAATAGAATGTTTGGAAACATGATTGGAAAAGGCTACACCGTAAAATCAGCTCAAATGGAAATGAGTATGGTTGCCGAAGGATATTATGCTGTAAAAAGTGCGTATAAATTAAATCAAGAATACGGAGCAGATACTCCAATTATTGATGCTGTTTACAAAATTTTATACGAAAACAAAGACGCTAAAACTGTTTTCAAAGCCTTAACGGATAAATTAAATTAA
- a CDS encoding TerC/Alx family metal homeostasis membrane protein produces MLFSLKTGSIDQLVDHPGIITAFTITIIAMLVLDLGVLNKKGHVVSNREAAIWSVIWISLAMGFSGIIYHFMGAEKFMQFQGAYWIEKALSVDNLFVFILVFGYFNVAKEAQHKVLFWGVIGALVFRAIFIFAGVWILNYTYLPEMELFGQTVKINYLLTVFGLILIVAGIKSAFSQEEDEGSKDFTKSPGAKFVYKFFNVTHQFDGDKFFTIENGVKLATPLFVVVAIVEFTDLLFAVDSIPAIFAIAPNDPFILYTSNIFAILGLRSLYFLLANFMYMFSKLKYGLGFILAFIGIKMIIAPFYHIETSFSLMVVGCTLLLSVIASLVFPDKD; encoded by the coding sequence ATGCTGTTTTCATTAAAAACAGGTTCAATAGATCAGTTGGTTGATCATCCTGGAATCATCACCGCTTTTACTATCACTATTATAGCAATGTTGGTGTTAGACTTAGGTGTTTTAAACAAAAAAGGTCATGTGGTTTCTAACAGAGAAGCCGCCATTTGGTCAGTGATTTGGATTTCCCTTGCCATGGGATTTAGTGGTATTATTTATCATTTCATGGGGGCCGAAAAATTCATGCAATTTCAAGGTGCTTATTGGATTGAAAAAGCGCTTTCGGTAGATAATTTATTCGTTTTTATCTTAGTTTTTGGTTATTTTAATGTGGCAAAAGAAGCCCAACACAAAGTCTTGTTTTGGGGAGTAATTGGTGCTTTGGTCTTTAGAGCCATTTTTATTTTTGCTGGTGTTTGGATTTTGAATTACACCTATTTGCCCGAAATGGAACTTTTTGGACAAACCGTTAAAATCAATTATTTACTAACCGTTTTTGGATTGATATTAATTGTTGCCGGAATTAAATCGGCTTTTAGTCAAGAAGAAGACGAAGGAAGCAAAGATTTTACCAAAAGCCCGGGAGCCAAGTTTGTTTACAAATTTTTCAATGTAACCCATCAATTTGATGGCGATAAATTTTTCACTATTGAAAACGGAGTTAAGTTAGCTACCCCTTTATTTGTTGTTGTTGCTATTGTAGAATTTACAGATTTGCTTTTTGCGGTTGATAGTATTCCAGCCATTTTTGCTATTGCTCCCAACGATCCGTTTATTTTATACACTTCTAATATTTTCGCGATTTTAGGATTGCGTTCGTTGTACTTCTTGTTGGCCAACTTTATGTATATGTTTAGCAAGTTGAAATACGGCTTAGGTTTTATCTTGGCTTTTATTGGAATCAAAATGATAATAGCGCCATTTTACCACATTGAAACTTCGTTTTCTTTAATGGTAGTAGGATGCACGCTTTTATTGTCTGTAATCGCTTCTTTGGTATTTCCTGACAAGGATTAA
- a CDS encoding thioredoxin family protein — protein sequence MKRALFCIVFLVLSGTISAQVVFESSLQEAFIKAKEQNKIVFIEYYNSDCPVCKRLGDLLKNDSLVAAYYNKNFISYAMDTNGALAEDEETFLNQANLHFTSVPVLLYFDAKKNFLHHSGVNVDTDHIINEGKKAKHPDYRTSSLKAKYDKGDRTVRTLYAYCDFLLIHKDETMLKKVSQELFESFKKEELPTKKSYIVLKQVIISTDNGFFQYWINNLDNLKDFETGYKAGTEKSYLEKIVLKELNDPTIKKWDTAKKEKYKEYILKLKITDNPEVYFE from the coding sequence ATGAAAAGAGCGCTTTTTTGTATTGTATTTTTAGTTTTATCAGGCACCATTTCGGCACAAGTTGTTTTTGAATCTTCTTTACAAGAGGCATTTATAAAGGCTAAAGAGCAAAACAAGATTGTTTTTATCGAATATTACAATTCCGATTGTCCGGTTTGTAAACGATTAGGCGATTTACTTAAAAACGATTCTTTAGTAGCGGCTTATTACAACAAAAATTTCATCAGTTATGCCATGGATACCAATGGTGCTTTAGCTGAAGATGAGGAAACCTTTTTAAACCAAGCGAATTTACATTTTACTAGTGTTCCGGTGCTTTTGTATTTTGATGCTAAGAAAAATTTTTTGCATCATAGTGGTGTTAATGTTGATACCGATCATATTATCAATGAAGGTAAAAAAGCAAAACATCCCGATTATAGAACTTCAAGTTTAAAAGCTAAATACGATAAAGGTGATAGAACTGTTCGAACACTTTATGCTTACTGTGATTTTTTATTGATTCATAAAGACGAAACAATGTTAAAAAAGGTATCTCAAGAACTTTTTGAATCGTTTAAAAAAGAAGAATTACCTACTAAAAAAAGCTATATTGTTTTAAAACAAGTTATTATATCAACAGATAACGGTTTTTTTCAATATTGGATAAACAATTTGGATAATCTAAAAGATTTTGAAACAGGCTATAAAGCCGGAACCGAAAAATCGTATTTAGAAAAAATCGTACTGAAAGAATTGAACGATCCAACCATAAAAAAATGGGATACCGCTAAAAAAGAAAAATACAAAGAATATATCCTAAAGTTAAAAATTACAGATAATCCGGAAGTCTATTTCGAATAA